The genomic window GGGTCTCCAGCTCGCGCGAGCCGTCGGCGCTGTAGACGCCGCGGTTCGAAAGGAGCTCCGCGCGCTCGGCGGCGGGCAGTGCGGCGATGCCGAGATCCGCCAGCGTAGCCTTCTCCGCGGTGGTGGCGCCGAGGGCGAGGGCGCGGTTGGCGGCGGAGAGCTCCCGGACCGCGTTGCCGAATTGGTCGTACTCGGTCGTGGTGACGTTCTTCGCCGGGTCCAGGGTGTTGACCTCGCGGCCGGAGGCGTTGAGGTACGACACCATGGCGCGCCGGTAGTCGGCGGCTGTCAGCGTGCTGCCGTCATGGGACGAAGGCCGGGCATCCGTGGGGAAGACCGCGGTGGCGTCGGTGGGAGCGTCGAGCTGCCCCCACGCCTTCACGTCGGCGGCGCCCATGGCTTTCGGGGCGTCGCCGCCCGTCAGCGGCACGCCGTAGACCACGCTGGTCTGGGCGGTGTTGCCGTCGGTCTCGTCGGCGGAGCCTGCCTTCAGGGTGGGCCGGGTGACCTTGAGCAGCATGCCGTTGCCGGCGACCGGGTCGTTGCCCACCTTGCCGTAGGAGAGGGTCCAGGGCAGCTGGCCGGGCGGAGTCAGCTGGGTGACACGGCCTGCCGAGTCGTATGCGTAGGTGGTCTTCAGCGCCGGAGAGATCCGGGGGTCCCAGGTCTCGCGGAGCCGACTGGCGTCGTCGTAGGCGTACTTGGCGACGCCGGTCGCCGTCGAGGATGCCGCGCCGGGCGAGGTGGCCCATACCCGGATCTCGGAGACCTGGTCCTTGACGTCCCCGAAGGCGGAGGAAGTCGCGGTGGTCGAGGATGCGTAGACGAACTCCAGGACCCGGCATCCCTTCGTGGAGGGGGTGGCCTCGCACGTGCCCACGGTCACGGCGCTGGTGGCCGCGATGATCCGCTTGGGCCGGGCGAGGACCTTGCCGTTCACGGTCACGGACTCGGAGATGACCTCGGTGGTGGAGTCGGCATGGCCGTCGACCAGGGAGCGGCTGACGGTCCAAGCGGTACCGGCGGTGCCGACGCGGCTGAAGGTGGTGACGGCGCCGTCGGTGTCCGACACGGTGAGGTCGCCACTGGTGAGGCTGCCCTTGAGGGTCAGATTCTCCGCACCGGGCTCAGGGATCCAGCCCGTCCTGGCCGCGTTGGCCGCGAAGGAGACCGTGTCTCCCTCAGCGGTGACAAGGTCCAGCGAGGTGGCCGAGGTCTTGCGGATCTCGGAGTAGTCGGACTGCACGGCCTGGGCGGCGGTGCCGGTCACCCACTCCTTGCCGAAGATCGCGGCCTGGCCCTCTTGGTCTGCGCCCGCGGTAGGTGTGCGCGAGGAAGCGCTGCGCGTCACGTTCATGTCGAGCACGGAGACGTCGGTGCCCGACAGGGTGTAGTCCCCGGTGAGCAGATTGAGCGAGCCGGGGCCGACCTCGGAAGTCGCGGCGCCATCGGCGTCGCGGTCCACCACGACGGTGAGCGGCTGGGTGGCGCCGGTGGCGCTGCTCGGTCCGGTGAAGTCGGCCTTGATCTGCACGGTTCCGTCGGGGTTGACGGTGTCGGTGGCGTTCCACACGAGCGCCGCGTTCCTGCCGTTGGTCAGGGGGACCGGCCAGGCGGACAGCTTCTGTCCGCCAGCCGTGACGTCAGCGACGGGGATCTTCACCCACGTGTCCGCTGCGGAGCGGCGCCACGAGAAGGAGACGTGGTCGTACTTGCCTGCCTCGGCATCGGCGACCAGCGGCACGCGGCGTGCGGTGCGCTCGCCGTCGGCGGGCTGGACGAAGCCGCCTGGACCGGCGTGGAAGGTGTACTGGGCGGGCTCCGAGGTGTTCGCGGCCTTGTCGACGGAGCGGACCTGGAGAGTCTGGGTGCCGTCCTTGGGCGGTGCGACGCTGATGGCCTTGTTCGCGCTGGAGCCACCGGTGGCCACCTTGGTCCAGGTCACGCCGTCCAGCGACCACTCCAGCCAGTCGTGGTCGGTGGCAGGCGGGGTCACGGTGAAGGTGCCGGTCTGGCCTGCTCCCTTCACCCAGGCGTTCGCGGGGTAGTCCGTCGACGTGATCTTCGCGGGGGCGGACGGGGCGGTGGCGTCGACCGTGAAGGTCTTCCACGCCGACCAGCCGGTGTTGTAGTGGGTGCCGTCGTACGGTGATGTGCGGAACTTGTACGTCTTGCCGTTGGCCAGCACGCCGGACGGGACAGTCACCGAGGCGGCCTGGCCCGAGGGCACGTACGGGGAGACGAGGACGTTGCCGACCTGGGTGTTGGTGGCGCTGTCGAAGATCTGGAACGTGCCGTTGACCTTGTCACCGTCGGCGTCGACGAAGGTGTCCCGCAGCGTCGGCGTCGTGGTGTTGACCGCGTAGGCGCCGCTGTAGGAGGAGTACGGCGGGCCCGCCTCCTGCTTGGTGCCGGTGCGTGGCCGGTAGTTGTAGTTGACCACGAGCCTCGGCGGGTTCGTCGCAGCGTTGGCGGAGTTCACCCGCTTCCACTGGGCGACCACGCTCTCGCTGGAGGCGCGCAGCCCCATGTGACCACGAGTGGCCTTGGCCGAGGCCCATTCCTGGACCAGGCCAGTGACATCGGCGTTGATCCAGCCGTCAGGCGCTGAGGTGCAGGACGGGTTGCCCTTGGTCTCGGAGGAGGTGGCCTTCTTCGTTGTCCACGCCGGCTGGGCGGCCCAGCGCGAGGACGTCGACGCGGCCCCGGTGGACCACACCTCCCACGGGTTGGCCTTGCAATCGGTGTCGCCTGAATGGAAGTTCCACAGCGACAGCTTGGCGCTCTGTACCAGTGCGTCCTGGATGGGTGCGGTGTTCCACGAGACGAAGGAACGCGCGGTGCGCGGTGTGCCGTCGCTGTTCTTGGTGCCCGGGTTGCCGAGATCCAGCTCGGTGTCCGTCGACCAGTCACGGGCCTCGCCCTGCTGGACGTAGGTGTCGAAGACATTGCTCAGCGAGGAGGTCGAGGGATCGACCGTCACCGGGTACTTCGTGTCCTTGTCGGCCAGGAACTCGGCGTCCGGGGTGACGACCAGATTGACCACGGAGCCCTGCTGCTCCACCTTCATCGCCACCGGGACGCGCCGCGTGTGCTCGCCGGAGACCTTGTCGACGGTGGAGTCCCACATCACCGGCGCGGGCATCACGGCCCGCTTGTTGTTCTTCCTGTCGGTGAACAGGACGCTGCCGTCGCTCTGCTGCTCGGCCTTCAGCCCCTTGGCCTTGAGCGGCAGGGTGTAGGAGTAACCCGGGGCGGCGGGCTTCTCCTTGATCTCGACGTACTGCTCGAAGCCGGTGCGAGTCGCCTCCACGATCACATCGGCGCCGGGCACGGCGTTCTCGTACGTCGCCCGGGTGTCGTCCAGCTTCGGCGTGGGCAGGCCGCCCTTCCACTGCAGCGTGATCTGCTCATCTCCCTCCCCGAGAGTGACCAGATCGCGGGCGTCAGCCTTGCCCGCCGCGGCCAGGGACTTGGGGACGGTTCCGCCCTTGCCTGCGAGCGTGAGCCCGCCGGGGTGGGCCTTGGCCTCGACCTCGCCGTCCGCCTCGCGCAGCTCGAGGTCGATGTCCGTCCACTCGCCGTCGCGCTCGAACCGGACAGGTCCGGCCGAGAGTTCGGTGGTGAGCGAACCGTCCTTGTTCGCCCACGTCGTGGAGGTCTCGGTGCGCTCGGACAGCGCCTCGACGCGCTTGCCGGACAGGCGGGCAGAGACCCTGGCCGAGGGGATGTCGGCCGCTGACGACGGTGTCGCGTCGCTCTCCTTCCCTACCTGAGTGGCTTTCGCCGTAGTAGTGGCGGCCAGCGCGCCTTCCGCGTCGGAGAGAATCGACAGCGAGACGGCCAGTACAAGTCCGGCTGATATTCGTCGCAGTCCTCTGCCGCGTGGCCACAACTGCCCCCTTGCCGCAGGCGACGGCACCACGTGTTCTGTACTCACAAACTCCCCTTCAATGAATCAGCGCAGGTCAAGCGCCAGTTCAAACGTAGGCCCAGGGAGTGGAATCACCGGCTCCAGGAGAATCTGGATCCGATGAACCCGAGTGGAATACGCCACGGTTGTGGG from Streptomyces formicae includes these protein-coding regions:
- a CDS encoding DNRLRE domain-containing protein — protein: MSAGLVLAVSLSILSDAEGALAATTTAKATQVGKESDATPSSAADIPSARVSARLSGKRVEALSERTETSTTWANKDGSLTTELSAGPVRFERDGEWTDIDLELREADGEVEAKAHPGGLTLAGKGGTVPKSLAAAGKADARDLVTLGEGDEQITLQWKGGLPTPKLDDTRATYENAVPGADVIVEATRTGFEQYVEIKEKPAAPGYSYTLPLKAKGLKAEQQSDGSVLFTDRKNNKRAVMPAPVMWDSTVDKVSGEHTRRVPVAMKVEQQGSVVNLVVTPDAEFLADKDTKYPVTVDPSTSSLSNVFDTYVQQGEARDWSTDTELDLGNPGTKNSDGTPRTARSFVSWNTAPIQDALVQSAKLSLWNFHSGDTDCKANPWEVWSTGAASTSSRWAAQPAWTTKKATSSETKGNPSCTSAPDGWINADVTGLVQEWASAKATRGHMGLRASSESVVAQWKRVNSANAATNPPRLVVNYNYRPRTGTKQEAGPPYSSYSGAYAVNTTTPTLRDTFVDADGDKVNGTFQIFDSATNTQVGNVLVSPYVPSGQAASVTVPSGVLANGKTYKFRTSPYDGTHYNTGWSAWKTFTVDATAPSAPAKITSTDYPANAWVKGAGQTGTFTVTPPATDHDWLEWSLDGVTWTKVATGGSSANKAISVAPPKDGTQTLQVRSVDKAANTSEPAQYTFHAGPGGFVQPADGERTARRVPLVADAEAGKYDHVSFSWRRSAADTWVKIPVADVTAGGQKLSAWPVPLTNGRNAALVWNATDTVNPDGTVQIKADFTGPSSATGATQPLTVVVDRDADGAATSEVGPGSLNLLTGDYTLSGTDVSVLDMNVTRSASSRTPTAGADQEGQAAIFGKEWVTGTAAQAVQSDYSEIRKTSATSLDLVTAEGDTVSFAANAARTGWIPEPGAENLTLKGSLTSGDLTVSDTDGAVTTFSRVGTAGTAWTVSRSLVDGHADSTTEVISESVTVNGKVLARPKRIIAATSAVTVGTCEATPSTKGCRVLEFVYASSTTATSSAFGDVKDQVSEIRVWATSPGAASSTATGVAKYAYDDASRLRETWDPRISPALKTTYAYDSAGRVTQLTPPGQLPWTLSYGKVGNDPVAGNGMLLKVTRPTLKAGSADETDGNTAQTSVVYGVPLTGGDAPKAMGAADVKAWGQLDAPTDATAVFPTDARPSSHDGSTLTAADYRRAMVSYLNASGREVNTLDPAKNVTTTEYDQFGNAVRELSAANRALALGATTAEKATLADLGIAALPAAERAELLSNRGVYSADGSRELETLGPLHRAVLEADLKDGTTTVATAGDQLMVRHRTVMSYDDGRPTDGTATVSDKVTKSTEGGEPRNWPMLTADARVTRTVFDWAKGQPTSTIQDPGGLAITEKAAYDAAGRQTSRSMAASTGSDAGTLITEYYTGGGSGVCGGRPEWADEVCRTRPAAAVTGGGSNPAELVTTLAEYDRWGETSKLTETANGSTRVRTTEYDAAGRAVKATVTGGVGTAVPAVTTTYAPGSGKVATITSTDGGTIKKTYDKLGRLISYTDADGGVTTSTYDAEGQPVQVSDNVPSNTTYGYDTTNDPRGLPSAITDSVAGTFTVGYDADGQVQTQKLPGGFTMRQSSNPAGQPTERTYTRGSDGAVLFSENLLPTVHGQRATYTGSAGRTANQTFTYDKAGRLTRTQDDTVDAVCVTRGYTFDKNSNRKSRSTAAAAPGLECTTSGATTTSHTYDSADRLVDGGYGYDAFGRTATAPGTALAYYANDLVRQQTAGSERQTWTLDSQLRFRGWTAESNTSGSWTKTQAKLNHYGSDADDPRWISEDAATGALTRNVNGFDNGLMATTTKTGGTVLQLVNLHGDVVMQLPTTGGQAATVLSTDEYGNRAEGPSTVRYGWHGGQHRSSETLTGLLLMGVRLYNPATGRFLSSDPVPGGSCNAYDYACADPVNSDDVTGCATCRVPKHAWTGRSFTTVLRTTRWSYGSWQNHNYHWVWDVVSGDKGPLPITAWKRQYRYRKQYVFKCKVVAWYGWGRQKILATHETRYQYSYRDRTTYRIAFTGIKWTRTGGWSWTRTSRTYVSSSRIVYTRG